From the Strix uralensis isolate ZFMK-TIS-50842 chromosome 33, bStrUra1, whole genome shotgun sequence genome, one window contains:
- the SCN8A gene encoding sodium channel protein type 8 subunit alpha isoform X4 produces the protein MILTVFCLSVFALIGLQLFMGNLRNKCVIWPINVNETFLDNGSRGFDWEEYTNNMSNFYIIPGAPDPLLCGNSSDAGQCPEGYTCMKAGRNPNYGYTSFDTFSWAFLALFRLMTQDFWENLYQLTLRAAGKTYMIFFVLVIFVGSFYLVNLILAVVAMAYEEQNQATLEEAEQKEAEFKAMLEQLKKQQEEAQAAAMVTSAGTVSEDAVEDDGGGRMSRSSSEISKLSSKSAKERRNRRKKRKDKELSEGDEKCDNEKVFKSESEDGMRRKAFRLPDNRLGRKFSIMNQSLLSIPGSPFLSRHNSKSSIFSYKGRFRDPGSENEFADDEHSTVEESEGRRDSLFIPIRGRDRRSSYSGYSGYSQGSRSSRIFPNLRRNVKRNSTVDCNGVVSLIGGPPSSMPGGRLLPEGTTEIEIRKKPGGSLLVSMDQVNASYGRKDRTNSVMTGLTNTLVEELEESQRKCPPCWYKFANTFLIWECHPYWIKLKEIVNLIVMDPFVDLAITICIVLNTLFMAMEHHPMTPEFEHVLSVGNLVFTGIFTAEMFLKLIAMDPYYYFQEGWNIFDGFIVSLSLMELSLADVEGLSVLRSFRLLRVFKLAKSWPTLNMLIKIIGNSVGALGNLTLVLAIIVFIFAVVGMQLFGKSYKECVCKINPECELPRWHMNDFFHSFLIVFRVLCGEWIETMWDCMEVAGQAMCLIVFMMVMVIGNLVVLNLFLALLLSSFSADNLAATDDDGEMNNLQISVIRIKKGIAWTKAKVREFMQAHFKQREADEVKPLDELYDKKVNCIANHTGADINRDIDYQKNGNGTTSGIGSSVEKYIIDEDHMSFINNPNLTVRVPIAVGESDFENLNTEDFSSDTDPDGSKEKLDDTSSSEGSTIDIKPEVEEVPVEAPEEYLDPDACFTEGCMQRCKCCQVNIEEGMGKSWWTLRKTCFLIVEHNWFETFIIFMILLSSGALAFEDIYIEQRKTIRTILEYADKVFTYIFILEMLLKWCAYGFVKFFTNAWCWLDFLIVAVSLVSLIANALGYSELGAIKSLRTLRALRPLRALSRFEGMRVVVNALVGAIPSIMNVLLVCLIFWLIFSIMGVNLFAGKYHYCFNETAEERFEIDIVNNKTDCEALMPPNSTEIRWKNVKINFDNVGAGYLALLQVATFKGWMDIMYAAVDSRKQEEQPKYEDNIYMYIYFVIFIIFGSFFTLNLFIGVIIDNFNQQKKKFGGQDIFMTEEQKKYYNAMKKLGSKKPQKPIPRPLNRIQGAVFDFVTQQAFDIVIMMLICLNMVTMMVETDTQSKQMEDILYWINLVFVIFFTCECVLKMFALRHYYFTIGWNIFDFVVVILSIVGMFLAEIIEKYFVSPTLFRVIRLARIGRILRLIKGAKGIRTLLFALMMSLPALFNIGLLLFLVMFIFSIFGMSNFAYVKHEAGIDDMFNFETFGNSMICLFQITTSAGWDGLLLPILNRPPDCDLDKEHPGSGFKGDCGNPSVGIFFFVSYIIISFLIVVNMYIAIILENFSVATEESADPLSEDDFETFYEIWEKFDPDATQFIEYSKLADFADALEHPLRVPKPNTIELIAMDLPMVSGDRIHCLDILFAFTKRVLGDSGELDILRQQMEERFVASNPSKVSYEPITTTLRRKQEEVSAVVIQRAYRARLARRGFISRRPVSTKLENGGTNREKKEGTPSTASLPSYDSVTKPEKEKQQRAEEGRRERAKRQKDVRESKC, from the exons ATGATCTTGACAGTATTTTGTCTCAGTGTCTTTGCTCTCATCGGGCTGCAGCTGTTTATGGGCAATTTAAGGAACAAGTGTGTGATATGGCCAATTAATGTGAATGAGACTTTCCTGGATAACGGCTCTAGGGGCTTTGACTGGGAGGAATACACCAACAATATGT CAAATTTTTACATAATTCCTGGCGCCCCTGATCCTTTGCTCTGTGGTAACAGCTCAGATGCAGG CCAATGTCCGGAGGGTTACACGTGCATGAAAGCAGGACGGAACCCAAACTATGGTTACACAAGCTTTGACACTTTCAGCTGGGCTTTTCTGGCTTTATTTCGCCTTATGACTCAGGACTTTTGGGAAAACTTGTATCAATTA ACCTTACGAGCAGCAGGAAAAACCTACATGATCTTCTTTGTCTTGGTGATCTTTGTGGGATCGTTCTATCTGGTTAATCTCATTTTGGCGGTGGTAGCTATGGCTTATGAAGAGCAGAACCAGGCCACgctggaggaggcagagcagAAGGAGGCCGAATTTAAGGCCATGTTAGAACaattgaaaaagcagcaggaagaagCACAG GCTGCTGCTATGGTCACTTCAGCAGGGACAGTCTCTGAAGATGCTGTGGAAGATGATGGTGGGGGGAGGATGTCTCGGAGCTCTTCGGAGATTTCCAAACTCAGTTCCAAGAGCGCCAAGGAGCGTcgaaacaggaggaaaaaacgAAAGGACAAGGAACTGTCAGAAGGAGATGAGAAGTGTGACAATGAAAAGGTGTTCAAGTCTGAATCTGAGGATGGCATGAGGAGGAAAGCGTTCAGGCTACCAGATAACAGGCTAGGAAGGAAATTTTCCATCATGAACCAG TCTCTCCTCAGTATCCCAggctccccttttctctcccgaCACAATAGCAAGAGCAGCATCTTCAGCTACAAAGGGCGATTTCGTGACCCGGGTTCAGAGAACGAGTTTGCCGATGACGAGCACAGCACGGTGGAGGAAAGCGAAGGCAGGAGAGACTCCCTCTTCATCCCCATCCGCGGCCGCGACCGGAGGAGCAGCTACAGCGGCTACAGCGGCTACAGCCAGGGCAGCCGGTCCTCGCGGATTTTCCCCAACCTCCGCCGAAACGTCAAGAGGAACAGCACGGTGGATTGTAACGGCGTGGTGTCCCTGATCGGCGGCCCACCCTCCAGCATGCCCGGGGGACGCCTCCTGCCTGAG GGTACTACTGAAATCGAAATTAGAAAGAAACCTGGTGGGTCTCTTTTGGTCTCGATGGATCAGGTGAACGCATCCTATGGAAGAAAGGATCGAACCAACAGCGTAATGACCGGCTTGACAAACACCCTTGTCGAGG AGCTGGAAGAGTCCCAGAGGAAGTGTCCCCCTTGCTGGTACAAATTTGCCAACACGTTCTTGATCTGGGAATGCCACCCGTACTGGATCAAGCTGAAGGAGATTGTGAACTTAATTGTCATGGATCCTTTTGTTGACTTGGCCATCACCATCTGCATTGTGCTGAACACTTTGTTCATGGCCATGGAGCACCATCCTATGACCCCCGAGTTTGAACACGTGCTCTCCGTAGGAAATCTG GTTTTCACTGGaattttcacagcagaaatgtTCCTGAAGCTCATTGCCATGGATCCCTACTATTATTTCCAAGAAGGCTGGAACATCTTTGATGGATTTATTGTCTCCCTCAGTTTAATGGAACTGAGTCTAGCAGATGTGGAAGGACTTTCTGTGCTGCGATCTTTCCGACTG ctgagAGTCTTCAAACTGGCCAAGTCCTGGCCCACTCTGAACATGCTGATAAAAATCATCGGTAACTCAGTGGGTGCTTTGGGGAACTTGACCTTGGTGCTAGCCATCATCGTGTTCATCTTTGCTGTGGTGGGCATGCAGCTCTTCGGCAAAAGCTACAAGGAGTGTGTCTGCAAGATCAATCCGGAGTGTGAGCTACCCCGCTGGCACATGAACGATTTCTTCCACTCCTTCCTCATTGTCTTCCGTGTGTTGTGTGGGGAATGGATTGAGACCATGTGGGATTGTATGGAAGTAGCAGGACAGGCCATGTGCTTGATTGTCTTCATGATGGTCATGGTCATCGGAAACTTAGTG GTGCTGAACCTGTTCTTGGCCTTGCTGCTGAGCTCCTTCAGCGCAGACAACTTAGCAGCCACGGATGATGATGGGGAGATGAACAACCTGCAGATTTCTGTTATTCGCATCAAGAAGGGCATCGCCTGGACCAAGGCAAAAGTGCGGGAGTTCATGCAGGCTCATTTCAAGCAGAGAGAGGCAGATGAGGTCAAACCCTTGGATGAGTTGTATGACAAGAAGGTGAACTGCATCGCTAACCATACAGGGGCTGATATCAACAGAGACATTGATTATCAGAAGAACGGCAACGGCACGACGAGTGGAATCGGGAGCAGCGTGGAGAAGTACATCATAGATGAAGATCACATGTCCTTCATCAATAACCCCAATCTCACTGTCCGGGTACCTATTGCTGTGGGTGAATCAGATTTTGAAAATCTCAACACAGAAGATTTCAGCAGTGATACAGACCCTGATGGCAGCAAGGAG AAACTTGATGATACCAGCTCCTCCGAAGGCAGCACCATTGATATCAAGCCTGAAGTGGAAGAAGTCCCTGTGGAGGCCCCAGAGGAGTACCTGGACCCTGATGCGTGCTTCACGGAGG GTTGTATGCAGCGCTGTAAATGTTGTCAGGTCAATATTGAGGAAGGGATGGGGAAGTCTTGGTGGACCTTGAGGAAGACTTGTTTTCTGATTGTGGAACATAATTGGTTTGAGACTTTCATCATCTTTATGATCCTACTGAGCAGTGGTGCTCTG GCTTTTGAGGATATTTACATAGAACAGAGAAAAACCATCCGGACCATCCTGGAGTACGCGGACAAGGTCTTCACTTACATTTTCATCCTGGAGATGTTGCTGAAGTGGTGTGCTTACGGATTCGTCAAGTTCTTCACTAACGCCTGGTGCTGGCTGGATTTCCTCATTGTGGCT GTCTCTTTAGTCAGCCTTATAGCTAATGCCCTGGGCTACTCGGAACTAGGTGCCATAAAGTCCCTTAGGACACTAAGAGCTTTGAGGCCTTTAAGAGCGTTGTCCCGATTTGAGGGGATGAGG GTGGTTGTCAACGCCTTGGTTGGCGCTATCCCTTCCATTATGAATGTGTTGTTGGTCTGCCTTATCTTCTGGCTGATTTTCAGCATTATGGGGGTTAACCTGTTTGCCGGGAAATATCATTACTGCTTTAATGAAACAGCTGAGGAGCGCTTTGAAATAGATATTGTTAACAACAAGACAGACTGCGAAGCACTGATGCCACCCAACTCCACTGAGATTCGATGGAAGAATGTGAAAATTAACTTTGACAACGTTGGGGCAGGATATCTGGCTCTTCTGCAAGTT GCTACTTTCAAGGGCTGGATGGACATCATGTACGCAGCAGTAGATTCCAGAAAG CAAGAAGAGCAACCCAAGTATGAGGACAACATTTACATGTACATATATTTTGTTATCTTCATTATCTTCGGCTCCTTTTTCACCCTGAACTTGTTCATTGGTGTCATCATCGACAACTTCaatcaacaaaagaaaaag TTTGGAGGTCAAGATATTTTCAtgacagaagaacaaaagaaGTACTATAATGCCATGAAAAAACTGGGGTCAAAGAAGCCTCAGAAACCTATTCCCCGACCTCTG AACCGCATTCAAGGAGCTGTCTTTGACTTTGTTACCCAACAAGCCTTTGATATAGTCATCATGATGCTCATTTGCCTCAACATGGTCACCATGATGGTGGAGACAGACACCCAAAGCAAGCAGATGGAGGACATCCTTTACTGGATCAACCTGGTGTTTGTCATCTTCTTCACCTGTGAGTGTGTGCTGAAGATGTTCGCCTTGCGGCACTATTATTTCACCATCGGGTGGAACATTTTTGACTTCGTGGTTGTGATTCTGTCCATCGTGG GAATGTTCCTGGCCGAGATCATTGAGAAGTATTTTGTGTCACCCACTCTTTTCCGAGTCATCCGACTGGCTCGCATTGGACGTATCCTGCGTTTGATCAAAGGAGCCAAAGGAATCCGCACCTTGCTTTTTGCCTTAATGATGTCCTTGCCTGCCTTGTTCAACATCGGCCTCTTGCTGTTCTTGGTCATGTTCATCTTCTCCATCTTTGGCATGTCAAACTTTGCCTACGTCAAGCATGAGGCTGGCATAGATGATATGTTCAATTTTGAGACCTTTGGCAACAGCATGATCTGCTTGTTCCAGATCACCACGTCAGCTGGTTGGGATGGCCTGCTGCTGCCCATCCTGAACCGGCCTCCAGACTGCGACCTCGACAAGGAGCACCCTGGGAGTGGTTTTAAGGGGGATTGTGGGAACCCTTCGGTGgggatatttttctttgtgagtTATATCATCATCTCCTTCCTGATCGTGGTCAACATGTACATTGCCATCATCCTGGAGAACTTCAGCGTGGCGACAGAGGAGAGTGCAGATCCGCTAAGCGAGGATGACTTTGAGACCTTCTACGAGATCTGGGAGAAGTTTGACCCCGATGCCACACAGTTCATAGAGTACAGCAAGCTCGCAGACTTTGCTGATGCTTTGGAACATCCTCTCCGCGTCCCAAAACCCAACACCATTGAACTCATTGCCATGGACCTGCCTATGGTAAGTGGAGACAGGATCCACTGTTTAGACATCCTGTTTGCCTTCACCAAACGCGTCCTGGGGGACAGCGGAGAGCTGGATATACTGAGACAACAGATGGAGGAAAGATTTGTGGCATCCAACCCTTCCAAAGTGTCTTATGAGCCCATCACAACTACGCTCCGGCGGAAGCAGGAAGAAGTTTCAGCGGTGGTTATCCAGAGGGCTTACAGGGCTCGTTTAGCAAGACGGGGCTTTATTAGCCGAAGGCCTGTCTCCACAAAACTGGAAAATGGAGGaacaaacagggagaaaaaagaaggcaCCCCATCGACGGCGTCCCTCCCGTCCTATGACAGCGTTACCAAACCTGAGAAGGAGAAACAGCAACGAGCAGAGGAAGGAAGACgagaaagagcaaaaagacaaaaagatgtCAGGGAATCCAAGTGTTGA
- the SCN8A gene encoding sodium channel protein type 8 subunit alpha isoform X3 produces MMAYVTEFVDLGNVSALRTFRVLRALKTISVIPGLKTIVGALIQSVKKLSDVMILTVFCLSVFALIGLQLFMGNLRNKCVIWPINVNETFLDNGSRGFDWEEYTNNMSNFYIIPGAPDPLLCGNSSDAGQCPEGYTCMKAGRNPNYGYTSFDTFSWAFLALFRLMTQDFWENLYQLTLRAAGKTYMIFFVLVIFVGSFYLVNLILAVVAMAYEEQNQATLEEAEQKEAEFKAMLEQLKKQQEEAQAAAMVTSAGTVSEDAVEDDGGGRMSRSSSEISKLSSKSAKERRNRRKKRKDKELSEGDEKCDNEKVFKSESEDGMRRKAFRLPDNRLGRKFSIMNQSLLSIPGSPFLSRHNSKSSIFSYKGRFRDPGSENEFADDEHSTVEESEGRRDSLFIPIRGRDRRSSYSGYSGYSQGSRSSRIFPNLRRNVKRNSTVDCNGVVSLIGGPPSSMPGGRLLPEGTTEIEIRKKPGGSLLVSMDQVNASYGRKDRTNSVMTGLTNTLVEELEESQRKCPPCWYKFANTFLIWECHPYWIKLKEIVNLIVMDPFVDLAITICIVLNTLFMAMEHHPMTPEFEHVLSVGNLVFTGIFTAEMFLKLIAMDPYYYFQEGWNIFDGFIVSLSLMELSLADVEGLSVLRSFRLLRVFKLAKSWPTLNMLIKIIGNSVGALGNLTLVLAIIVFIFAVVGMQLFGKSYKECVCKINPECELPRWHMNDFFHSFLIVFRVLCGEWIETMWDCMEVAGQAMCLIVFMMVMVIGNLVVLNLFLALLLSSFSADNLAATDDDGEMNNLQISVIRIKKGIAWTKAKVREFMQAHFKQREADEVKPLDELYDKKVNCIANHTGADINRDIDYQKNGNGTTSGIGSSVEKYIIDEDHMSFINNPNLTVRVPIAVGESDFENLNTEDFSSDTDPDGSKEKLDDTSSSEGSTIDIKPEVEEVPVEAPEEYLDPDACFTEGCMQRCKCCQVNIEEGMGKSWWTLRKTCFLIVEHNWFETFIIFMILLSSGALAFEDIYIEQRKTIRTILEYADKVFTYIFILEMLLKWCAYGFVKFFTNAWCWLDFLIVAVSLVSLIANALGYSELGAIKSLRTLRALRPLRALSRFEGMRVVVNALVGAIPSIMNVLLVCLIFWLIFSIMGVNLFAGKYHYCFNETAEERFEIDIVNNKTDCEALMPPNSTEIRWKNVKINFDNVGAGYLALLQVATFKGWMDIMYAAVDSRKQEEQPKYEDNIYMYIYFVIFIIFGSFFTLNLFIGVIIDNFNQQKKKFGGQDIFMTEEQKKYYNAMKKLGSKKPQKPIPRPLNRIQGAVFDFVTQQAFDIVIMMLICLNMVTMMVETDTQSKQMEDILYWINLVFVIFFTCECVLKMFALRHYYFTIGWNIFDFVVVILSIVGMFLAEIIEKYFVSPTLFRVIRLARIGRILRLIKGAKGIRTLLFALMMSLPALFNIGLLLFLVMFIFSIFGMSNFAYVKHEAGIDDMFNFETFGNSMICLFQITTSAGWDGLLLPILNRPPDCDLDKEHPGSGFKGDCGNPSVGIFFFVSYIIISFLIVVNMYIAIILENFSVATEESADPLSEDDFETFYEIWEKFDPDATQFIEYSKLADFADALEHPLRVPKPNTIELIAMDLPMVSGDRIHCLDILFAFTKRVLGDSGELDILRQQMEERFVASNPSKVSYEPITTTLRRKQEEVSAVVIQRAYRARLARRGFISRRPVSTKLENGGTNREKKEGTPSTASLPSYDSVTKPEKEKQQRAEEGRRERAKRQKDVRESKC; encoded by the exons ATGATGGC ATATGTCACAGAGTTTGTGGACCTTGGGAATGTCTCAGCATTGAGAACTTTCAGAGTTCTCCGAGCTTTGAAAACTATCTCTGTTATTCCAG gCTTGAAGACCATTGTGGGTGCCCTAATTCAGTCTGTGAAGAAGCTGTCAGATGTAATGATCTTGACAGTATTTTGTCTCAGTGTCTTTGCTCTCATCGGGCTGCAGCTGTTTATGGGCAATTTAAGGAACAAGTGTGTGATATGGCCAATTAATGTGAATGAGACTTTCCTGGATAACGGCTCTAGGGGCTTTGACTGGGAGGAATACACCAACAATATGT CAAATTTTTACATAATTCCTGGCGCCCCTGATCCTTTGCTCTGTGGTAACAGCTCAGATGCAGG CCAATGTCCGGAGGGTTACACGTGCATGAAAGCAGGACGGAACCCAAACTATGGTTACACAAGCTTTGACACTTTCAGCTGGGCTTTTCTGGCTTTATTTCGCCTTATGACTCAGGACTTTTGGGAAAACTTGTATCAATTA ACCTTACGAGCAGCAGGAAAAACCTACATGATCTTCTTTGTCTTGGTGATCTTTGTGGGATCGTTCTATCTGGTTAATCTCATTTTGGCGGTGGTAGCTATGGCTTATGAAGAGCAGAACCAGGCCACgctggaggaggcagagcagAAGGAGGCCGAATTTAAGGCCATGTTAGAACaattgaaaaagcagcaggaagaagCACAG GCTGCTGCTATGGTCACTTCAGCAGGGACAGTCTCTGAAGATGCTGTGGAAGATGATGGTGGGGGGAGGATGTCTCGGAGCTCTTCGGAGATTTCCAAACTCAGTTCCAAGAGCGCCAAGGAGCGTcgaaacaggaggaaaaaacgAAAGGACAAGGAACTGTCAGAAGGAGATGAGAAGTGTGACAATGAAAAGGTGTTCAAGTCTGAATCTGAGGATGGCATGAGGAGGAAAGCGTTCAGGCTACCAGATAACAGGCTAGGAAGGAAATTTTCCATCATGAACCAG TCTCTCCTCAGTATCCCAggctccccttttctctcccgaCACAATAGCAAGAGCAGCATCTTCAGCTACAAAGGGCGATTTCGTGACCCGGGTTCAGAGAACGAGTTTGCCGATGACGAGCACAGCACGGTGGAGGAAAGCGAAGGCAGGAGAGACTCCCTCTTCATCCCCATCCGCGGCCGCGACCGGAGGAGCAGCTACAGCGGCTACAGCGGCTACAGCCAGGGCAGCCGGTCCTCGCGGATTTTCCCCAACCTCCGCCGAAACGTCAAGAGGAACAGCACGGTGGATTGTAACGGCGTGGTGTCCCTGATCGGCGGCCCACCCTCCAGCATGCCCGGGGGACGCCTCCTGCCTGAG GGTACTACTGAAATCGAAATTAGAAAGAAACCTGGTGGGTCTCTTTTGGTCTCGATGGATCAGGTGAACGCATCCTATGGAAGAAAGGATCGAACCAACAGCGTAATGACCGGCTTGACAAACACCCTTGTCGAGG AGCTGGAAGAGTCCCAGAGGAAGTGTCCCCCTTGCTGGTACAAATTTGCCAACACGTTCTTGATCTGGGAATGCCACCCGTACTGGATCAAGCTGAAGGAGATTGTGAACTTAATTGTCATGGATCCTTTTGTTGACTTGGCCATCACCATCTGCATTGTGCTGAACACTTTGTTCATGGCCATGGAGCACCATCCTATGACCCCCGAGTTTGAACACGTGCTCTCCGTAGGAAATCTG GTTTTCACTGGaattttcacagcagaaatgtTCCTGAAGCTCATTGCCATGGATCCCTACTATTATTTCCAAGAAGGCTGGAACATCTTTGATGGATTTATTGTCTCCCTCAGTTTAATGGAACTGAGTCTAGCAGATGTGGAAGGACTTTCTGTGCTGCGATCTTTCCGACTG ctgagAGTCTTCAAACTGGCCAAGTCCTGGCCCACTCTGAACATGCTGATAAAAATCATCGGTAACTCAGTGGGTGCTTTGGGGAACTTGACCTTGGTGCTAGCCATCATCGTGTTCATCTTTGCTGTGGTGGGCATGCAGCTCTTCGGCAAAAGCTACAAGGAGTGTGTCTGCAAGATCAATCCGGAGTGTGAGCTACCCCGCTGGCACATGAACGATTTCTTCCACTCCTTCCTCATTGTCTTCCGTGTGTTGTGTGGGGAATGGATTGAGACCATGTGGGATTGTATGGAAGTAGCAGGACAGGCCATGTGCTTGATTGTCTTCATGATGGTCATGGTCATCGGAAACTTAGTG GTGCTGAACCTGTTCTTGGCCTTGCTGCTGAGCTCCTTCAGCGCAGACAACTTAGCAGCCACGGATGATGATGGGGAGATGAACAACCTGCAGATTTCTGTTATTCGCATCAAGAAGGGCATCGCCTGGACCAAGGCAAAAGTGCGGGAGTTCATGCAGGCTCATTTCAAGCAGAGAGAGGCAGATGAGGTCAAACCCTTGGATGAGTTGTATGACAAGAAGGTGAACTGCATCGCTAACCATACAGGGGCTGATATCAACAGAGACATTGATTATCAGAAGAACGGCAACGGCACGACGAGTGGAATCGGGAGCAGCGTGGAGAAGTACATCATAGATGAAGATCACATGTCCTTCATCAATAACCCCAATCTCACTGTCCGGGTACCTATTGCTGTGGGTGAATCAGATTTTGAAAATCTCAACACAGAAGATTTCAGCAGTGATACAGACCCTGATGGCAGCAAGGAG AAACTTGATGATACCAGCTCCTCCGAAGGCAGCACCATTGATATCAAGCCTGAAGTGGAAGAAGTCCCTGTGGAGGCCCCAGAGGAGTACCTGGACCCTGATGCGTGCTTCACGGAGG GTTGTATGCAGCGCTGTAAATGTTGTCAGGTCAATATTGAGGAAGGGATGGGGAAGTCTTGGTGGACCTTGAGGAAGACTTGTTTTCTGATTGTGGAACATAATTGGTTTGAGACTTTCATCATCTTTATGATCCTACTGAGCAGTGGTGCTCTG GCTTTTGAGGATATTTACATAGAACAGAGAAAAACCATCCGGACCATCCTGGAGTACGCGGACAAGGTCTTCACTTACATTTTCATCCTGGAGATGTTGCTGAAGTGGTGTGCTTACGGATTCGTCAAGTTCTTCACTAACGCCTGGTGCTGGCTGGATTTCCTCATTGTGGCT GTCTCTTTAGTCAGCCTTATAGCTAATGCCCTGGGCTACTCGGAACTAGGTGCCATAAAGTCCCTTAGGACACTAAGAGCTTTGAGGCCTTTAAGAGCGTTGTCCCGATTTGAGGGGATGAGG GTGGTTGTCAACGCCTTGGTTGGCGCTATCCCTTCCATTATGAATGTGTTGTTGGTCTGCCTTATCTTCTGGCTGATTTTCAGCATTATGGGGGTTAACCTGTTTGCCGGGAAATATCATTACTGCTTTAATGAAACAGCTGAGGAGCGCTTTGAAATAGATATTGTTAACAACAAGACAGACTGCGAAGCACTGATGCCACCCAACTCCACTGAGATTCGATGGAAGAATGTGAAAATTAACTTTGACAACGTTGGGGCAGGATATCTGGCTCTTCTGCAAGTT GCTACTTTCAAGGGCTGGATGGACATCATGTACGCAGCAGTAGATTCCAGAAAG CAAGAAGAGCAACCCAAGTATGAGGACAACATTTACATGTACATATATTTTGTTATCTTCATTATCTTCGGCTCCTTTTTCACCCTGAACTTGTTCATTGGTGTCATCATCGACAACTTCaatcaacaaaagaaaaag TTTGGAGGTCAAGATATTTTCAtgacagaagaacaaaagaaGTACTATAATGCCATGAAAAAACTGGGGTCAAAGAAGCCTCAGAAACCTATTCCCCGACCTCTG AACCGCATTCAAGGAGCTGTCTTTGACTTTGTTACCCAACAAGCCTTTGATATAGTCATCATGATGCTCATTTGCCTCAACATGGTCACCATGATGGTGGAGACAGACACCCAAAGCAAGCAGATGGAGGACATCCTTTACTGGATCAACCTGGTGTTTGTCATCTTCTTCACCTGTGAGTGTGTGCTGAAGATGTTCGCCTTGCGGCACTATTATTTCACCATCGGGTGGAACATTTTTGACTTCGTGGTTGTGATTCTGTCCATCGTGG GAATGTTCCTGGCCGAGATCATTGAGAAGTATTTTGTGTCACCCACTCTTTTCCGAGTCATCCGACTGGCTCGCATTGGACGTATCCTGCGTTTGATCAAAGGAGCCAAAGGAATCCGCACCTTGCTTTTTGCCTTAATGATGTCCTTGCCTGCCTTGTTCAACATCGGCCTCTTGCTGTTCTTGGTCATGTTCATCTTCTCCATCTTTGGCATGTCAAACTTTGCCTACGTCAAGCATGAGGCTGGCATAGATGATATGTTCAATTTTGAGACCTTTGGCAACAGCATGATCTGCTTGTTCCAGATCACCACGTCAGCTGGTTGGGATGGCCTGCTGCTGCCCATCCTGAACCGGCCTCCAGACTGCGACCTCGACAAGGAGCACCCTGGGAGTGGTTTTAAGGGGGATTGTGGGAACCCTTCGGTGgggatatttttctttgtgagtTATATCATCATCTCCTTCCTGATCGTGGTCAACATGTACATTGCCATCATCCTGGAGAACTTCAGCGTGGCGACAGAGGAGAGTGCAGATCCGCTAAGCGAGGATGACTTTGAGACCTTCTACGAGATCTGGGAGAAGTTTGACCCCGATGCCACACAGTTCATAGAGTACAGCAAGCTCGCAGACTTTGCTGATGCTTTGGAACATCCTCTCCGCGTCCCAAAACCCAACACCATTGAACTCATTGCCATGGACCTGCCTATGGTAAGTGGAGACAGGATCCACTGTTTAGACATCCTGTTTGCCTTCACCAAACGCGTCCTGGGGGACAGCGGAGAGCTGGATATACTGAGACAACAGATGGAGGAAAGATTTGTGGCATCCAACCCTTCCAAAGTGTCTTATGAGCCCATCACAACTACGCTCCGGCGGAAGCAGGAAGAAGTTTCAGCGGTGGTTATCCAGAGGGCTTACAGGGCTCGTTTAGCAAGACGGGGCTTTATTAGCCGAAGGCCTGTCTCCACAAAACTGGAAAATGGAGGaacaaacagggagaaaaaagaaggcaCCCCATCGACGGCGTCCCTCCCGTCCTATGACAGCGTTACCAAACCTGAGAAGGAGAAACAGCAACGAGCAGAGGAAGGAAGACgagaaagagcaaaaagacaaaaagatgtCAGGGAATCCAAGTGTTGA